TGCCATTGAGGTAAATTGTCTCTGACCTTCTTCAACCAGTCCAACATGGTTATCTGCACTTAGAACCCTAATGTATGTGATCTCGTCAGGGATAACAGTAGCATCCTCTTGAAAGTACTTAGTGCTTCCTCTCCATGTCCATATGCATGGCTAAACCAACGACCATGCTAGTTCATGCCATCACATCTTTGGCTTTCAATTTACAAAAGATCTACTGCGAACTTCTTGCATCTCAAATTTCAGCATACATATCCACCAGGGTAGTTTCAAAAGCAATATCCTTGCTGATGTTGGTCTTTGATACAAAAACATGAATGCTTGGCCCAATGGCCAATGTTAGAGCCCCAAGCAAGTATAGGCAACTATGATGCTAAAAAAGGTAGCTGTGTTCGGCTCAAACCCAGCAATCAGCATATTAAAGAACAGGCCTAATGCCTCCTCAACCCTGCCATACTGATTATAAGCACCAATCATGAAGTTCCAGGCAACCATATTTCTTTCAGGCATTTTGCTGAACAGGTTCCTTGCATATCTGAAGCTGCCACGTTTGACACATATCCATAATGGCTGTTGCAAGTATCACATTGGAAATTCAAGTCTGATTCAAAGGGATCATATCCAAGTTGGCAGACACGAATGTGAACCCATTTTCCAGTGTCTATATATCTCTGGTATGAGCACATGCAACTAATACATCCACCAAGGCAATCTCATTAGGCTCTACGGTCCAAAACTCCATGTCTTCCTTCAAACACCAACCGTTATTAAACTAGTCCTAGCCACCACATTCCACTTTGGTATACAATCAACCACTTATAATCCTTCTTCCATATCTGCACAAGATACATACATATTGAGGAAACCAAAAGAAGCATACACATTCAATTCAACCCAGTTTTCACAATGTGATCGTGAACTGCTTTTCCATAAATTGGATCAGTAACTACTGAACATGCTTTGAGCACAGAAGGGAACATAAAATGGTTCAACGAGACGACCAACCCTTTTGCTGCATTTCTCTATACATAAACAAAGCCTCATCTAGGTTCTACTCTTAGAGTAACCTTTTATCATAGAGTTCCAAATGTATAAATTAGGCACTTCAATTTGGTTAAAAATCGAGTTTGCATAATTGAAGTCTCCAGCTTCAGAACTTGTGCAAAAATCAATAAGCCTGCTCAGGCCTCAGGGGGATTACATTTTTTATGACTGATGTGATCATCAGCCCATTAAACTATTTCAACCCAGTCATGGTTCTGCAGTTAATCTAACAAAGACAGGGTGGAAGGTCTTTGGGGAATTTCCCTGGGCAGATACAAGAGCTTGTGGATGTAATTAAGCATCAATAGGAGCCTAGAGAAAAGTTCGGGTGCTAATGCCACATTTCAAGATATCAAGATTTTCGACTCTATGCAGACTGCAAAGTATTTCAAATTGACAATCACTGATCGGACTAGCAACATCAAGTTCATATAAATTTTCAATCAAAGAATACATAGTATGATTatagggaaaaaagaaaagaaaagaaaaagcatacAGAATTAAATGAATCATCTTTTCACTGTCTATGATAAGAAAAAAGACTAAACAATGACaatccagaaaagaaaaataactccATATTTGTTTTATAGAGCTCTTTTACAATGATCTACCACCTTTACGTCTTCTTCTTCTGCCAACCTCCATCATTGGATGACAAACCCTGACCCTTTCGACCCATTTTTGCATCTGCTCCCTCCTTaacccaaaacccatcaaaacccCGCCTACACAGAACCCCAAAACCCAATCTTTACTTCTTCTCTTTCCCCACCACTGAATCAAAACAACATCAAGTAGCCCAATACCCAAACACCCACAAAGCACATTGCGCTCTAACTCTTTCCCAAACAACAAACCCAAACCAAAAATGAGCAACAACCCAAGGAGCAACATTTTTATCTTCCCTTTCCTTCTCCACCCATCAAATCCTCCTCCTCCAAACACCTTCCAAAGCCACACACCCGCTCCATTTCCATCTCCGCAGCCGATTTCCCCAATAACCAAATCTAACGGCTGTGGtaaaatgttgatttttgagGCCATGATTGATATCAATTCGAGTGCGTACCTTGTTAATCTTTGAgacccatttcttcttcttttttttcttgcacATATAACTGGTTGTTGGGCCTTTCTTGCACAGATAATTGGGTTTTGTATCTGGGTTCGATGCAAAAGGAAAAGCGATGAGCTAATAAAAGACAATTTCGGTGCAAAGATATTGGTGTTAGAAAGGGAAGTATTCATTTCAGCAATTGGGtatgaaagaaagaatttaTGTGACAGGTGGGTTTGGGTTTTGGAGTAAAAGGTCTCCTGCATTGTGCTCTCCTTAGTGCTTTGTGttcttgaagaagaaatgaCCGTTAGAAGGTGCTCTCTCTCACGACTCACGAGCGTTATTACTGAGCAAAGCAGTGGGCCATTTTTTGTTCTAAAGCCATGAGATCCGATATATGGGTCTTGGGTCAATTTATAAACTACGGGTCGTCCATTTGAAAACAAGATGTTTGGGGAAATGTCCTCTTTCGGCCTGTAGGGCAATAATCAGattctcttataaaaaaaaaaaaaattagtatattTTACTAGAGAACTTCATTTAAGTATATCgaacttttactatttttaaaagaatatatatgaactttaaaatgtctcaatttaatatatttatttttcaaaaagtcttaatttggaatcatttattagaatttttcgttaaatcctatcaaaatttttaaaatacttatgttttttttaaaaaaaaaaaaattattaaaatttttaaagattcaggcatgagtattttgtaaattctgttaaattctaataaacacattatcctaacaatttttttttacttcaaagGTTTACTGTCTTTTACTTGATCAAGTATCTAATATCTGTTGTGAGTGATAGGACTAAAACAGAGGAGCCAAAAAAGAGTAGGATGTTGAAATGACACTGACCCCATTATATTTGTTCAGATTTGTTGTGAGTGAGGAACCAAAAAGAGCAGAACTTTGAAAATACTATTGAATGAAGAAGAAGTTTGTTCAGATTTGTTGTGAGTGATGAACCGAAAAGAGCAGAACTTTGAAAATACTAttgaatgaagaagaagaagaagaaaatgaaactaCTGAATGAGCAGGCTAACtttctttcattattttcatttttaatgagAGCTGACACTGATGGAGAAAGGTGGTTCGATGTCTCTCTCTATAAGTGGATGATATTATCAAGGCGTTGGCTCCATTCTGTCCACACTTTTCACCTGTACCTAAAATGACTCAAGGGATGGCAAAAGGCAACAAACCTTCTTAGTGACATAACCACTGCAAAACAAATATTGCATAATCTCAGTAAGAAAGCCTCGAAAGAAGAATGCAATACAGATGTGCCATCCCTGCCGAACATGTTAAACCTACAATGGGAAGGAGAAGTCTTGACACAGTTAATTTAATTCGAAGCTCAATATCTGGCAGGAAAAGCAACCGATGTGTCATTTTTCCAGCAAATGTCAGCATGGTTGCCGAAGCTCTAGAAAGAAGAAACAAGGATTGGTAAACACACACAACACCCTCCTCCTCTCTATCTATAGATTTATATGGATTGTTGATTATGTTCAACGACTCCCATTTATTCCATGCAGGATTGTCCGAACAAAATTTGAGAGTGATCTGATCATACAAGTTGGAGATTCAACCTTTTACTTGCACAAGGTGCACTCAATCACTCTGTTTTCAATTACTCTGTTTTCAATTCATACAAATATTAGATTAGCTTAATATATTAGCtacaaactgaaaataattatatctttgcTAATCATACAAGATATCAGGTCCAGATTcattaaaattcaattaaatAGAACTTTGTTTTTATGGCAGCTCCCTATGGTGTCAAGAAGTATATATTTGAATAAACTGGTATTTGATAGAAGAAGCAATGGCAAGACAGACGTGCAACTAGACAATCTTCCAGGAGGAACAAAAACTTTCGAATCAGTAGTGAAATTTTGTTACGGATGGAAGGTTGAGTTAACAGCAGCCAACATTGCTCCATTATATTGTGCTGCACATTTCTTGGAAATGACTGACGATCTTGAACAAGGCAATCTCATTTCCAAAACTGAGGCTTTTCTAAGCTTTCTAATCCTTACCTCATGGAAAGACAcatttcagattttcaaaaGTTGTGAACCCGTTTCTTCGTGGGCCAAAGAGTTGGGAATTGTGAAGAGATGCTCAGAAGCCATCGCCTTGAATGTTCAAGCAAATAATGTCGAGAACTCAGTACCTGAAGACAGACATCATAATTGGTGGTTTGAAGATGCTTCAGCCCTTCGAATAGATCATTTTATGGAAGTGATTCAATCCATTAAAAGTAAAGGGGTGAGATCAGAGCTTGTAGGATCATGTATAGCACATTGGACTGCAAAACGGCTTTCCCAAATCACTTTTGGACTTCAAAATTTGACTCCCAAGCATATGACACACCAGTTACAAAGAGTTACAACTGAGTGCTTGATTAAGCTGCTTCCTGTTGAGGAAAATTCAGTTTCTTGCAATTTTCTACTACACCTTCTCAAGGTAGCTTTAATGGTGAAAATCAATTCTGAATTACTGAATATGCTAGAAAGAAGAATCTCTTTCATGTTGGAGCAGTGTCGTGTTCCAGATCTCTTAGTTAAGAACTATGGAGA
Above is a genomic segment from Alnus glutinosa chromosome 12, dhAlnGlut1.1, whole genome shotgun sequence containing:
- the LOC133852497 gene encoding root phototropism protein 3-like; this encodes MQYRCAIPAEHVKPTMGRRSLDTVNLIRSSISGRKSNRCVIFPANVSMVAEALERRNKDWIVRTKFESDLIIQVGDSTFYLHKLPMVSRSIYLNKLVFDRRSNGKTDVQLDNLPGGTKTFESVVKFCYGWKVELTAANIAPLYCAAHFLEMTDDLEQGNLISKTEAFLSFLILTSWKDTFQIFKSCEPVSSWAKELGIVKRCSEAIALNVQANNVENSVPEDRHHNWWFEDASALRIDHFMEVIQSIKSKGVRSELVGSCIAHWTAKRLSQITFGLQNLTPKHMTHQLQRVTTECLIKLLPVEENSVSCNFLLHLLKVALMVKINSELLNMLERRISFMLEQCRVPDLLVKNYGDDDSVYDVGIVVRVVESYVSFVSSKPTPKLFVVGRLVDGYLKLVARDENLCAKCFQSLVEALPKDARFCDDNLYGAIDMYLKAHPSLTEEERVGVCRTLESHRLSQEAREHVMKNNRMPLKIVTRFIQLEQVNMTRSMTAFGSKYQRTKTSILRLSKLGRRWMNSQKEIKIMKKEVDKMKVQLNELQMCKLKLEKQVKRRCLH
- the LOC133852364 gene encoding uncharacterized protein LOC133852364 gives rise to the protein MQETFYSKTQTHLSHKFFLSYPIAEMNTSLSNTNIFAPKLSFISSSLFLLHRTQIQNPIICARKAQQPVICARKKRRRNGSQRLTRYALELISIMASKINILPQPLDLVIGEIGCGDGNGAGVWLWKVFGGGGFDGWRRKGKIKMLLLGLLLIFGLGLLFGKELERNVLCGCLGIGLLDVVLIQWWGKRRSKDWVLGFCVGGVLMGFGLRREQMQKWVERVRVCHPMMEVGRRRRRKGGRSL